A window of Roseobacter fucihabitans genomic DNA:
CTCTTGTCGCGATGCGATATGCCAAAAGTTCGTGTCGGTTTTTCCCGAAGTGCGGTGTGCTGCAGCTTGCGATCCGTCGGTGTCCAAACTGTTATCCTTTGAGGACGTAAGTTCCTTTGTTTTACGGCAACATAGTGAACGGGCTGTTAAGCAGGGTTTCGACGGAGCTTGGACAAGATGGCGAGGGCGTTCATCCCGAAAAGGGGGGCACCTGCAACAAGCTGGTATGGTCGCCGCAAGATTGTGTTAACCAAGGCGGCTCTGTCGCGACCCCATTCCGGTTTTCTTTACGTTTTTGGAGCAAACTAAAAACGCTTTCGAACAAGGATGAATCAGGATGTTCCGACTCTTATTAGCTGCCATGGCCGTTGTTGCCTTTAGTTTCGCCGCCGCCGCAGAAGGTTGGGTGTTGCAAAGCACCAATGGCAATGTTCGTATTTCAGTCGACGGAAAAACGTGGAGCCGAGCCAAAGAGGGTGCCGACGTCGCAAGTGGAACGTGGATTAGGACAGGAGCGGGCAGTCGAGCGATACTTGGGCGAGGTGTGGAGCGGATCGTCTACCGGGCCAATACACTGGCGGCTGTGTCGGTTTCCCAGCCGACGGGTCAGACCACGCAGGTCACGCACGAAAGAGGGGCGGTTTTTCTATCCGTCGCCACCACGAAGCGGCAACGTACAAGTGTTGTGACACCCCACCTCGCAGCTGTGATCAAAGGGACTGTTCTGGAGGTGATCACCGATGAGGAAAGCGCTTCGGTGCGGGTGGACAAAGGTGTCGTTGAGGTGAGTATTGATGAGCGCAGCGTTGACGTGACCGCCGGACGTGAGGCGTCGTCAGACGGTCGGTCGCTGAGCGTGTCTGAAGCTACGGTCACAAGCCGCGTACCGGGCGCATCAAATACATTCGGTCTAGATCTCAATAACGTTCCGGGGGCTACCGGCAACGGGAATGGTAACGGCAACAGGAATGGCAACGGCAACGGCAGCGGCAATGGCAACGGGAATGGCAACGGCAACGGCAACGGCAATGGCAACGGCAACGGCAACGGCAACGGCAACGGCAACGGGAATGGCAACGGCAACGGGAATGGCAACGGCAACGGCAACGGGAATGGCAACGGCAACGGGAATGGAGGCAGAAACTGACATCTTTTATCGTACCACGCCATATTTTCATCGCACATCTCATTGTCGTGGTGGTCTTTTTCGCTGACCGAAGTGGCTTTCTTTTAGGCTTGAATGATCGTCTGGAAGATTTTCGTACTACACACGCTGAGCGTGCAACCTCGGGTAACTTCGTCTTTGTCGCCATTGATGCGACTTCCATCCAATCAGCAGGAGGATGGCCCTGGTCACGTCAAGTGCACGCGGAAATTCTCAACAATCTGACCGATGCCAATGCGCTTGATGTCTTCTTCGACATCGATTTTGCATTTTCATCCGATCTTTCAGGTGATACCGCCTTCGCTAATGCCTTAGATCGATCCGGAAGCACCTATTTGCCTGTGTTCCAACAGGCGGAACGAGCTGGCAAAGCCGAGCAAATAACAAATTGGCCGCTGGCGCTTTTTGCCGAACGAAGTTGGCCTGCGCTGGTCAACGTGTTTAGCGATAGACAGGGCACGGTGCGCTTCTACCCTTTCGGTGAAACCATCGACGGCAACTACATTCCCTCTGCTGCTGCGCTCCTTACGGGGACCTTCTCAGTACGGTCAGGCAACTTTCCCATCAATTTCTCTTTTCGCCCAGAAAACGTGCCTACCATCTCCGCAATTGATGTGGCGACTGGCCAGTTCGATCCAGATTTGATCGCGGGACGCTCGGTCATTGTTGGGGCTTCGGCGATCGAATTGGGTGATCTCTTCGCCGTACCCATTCACGGGATTATTCCCGGGCCGTTGGTTCACATCCTGGCGGCAGAAACGTTAGCCGCCAGTCTAGTGCCAGCAACCCTTACGGTCGAGTGGGTTCTATTGGCCCTGTTGGCGCTTCTACTGCTCCTGCAAACGCCACTATTTCGCAAACCTGTCGTTTTAATTTTAGCCGCGGGCTTTGCGATTATTGCCAGCGAAGCTACGGCTTTCATACTGTTTGCAACCAATTCTGTTGTCGTCCCGACCGGAGCTCTTTATCCTAGCTTGCTCGCCTTCTGCAGCTGGTCTTTGTTACTAAGGCTGAAGCAGAATGGTTGGGTTATCAACCGCCAAAAACAAGAGGTTGCGAACACATCGGCGCTGCTGCAACAAGTGTTCGATGACAGTTTCGACGCCATTGCCATCGTGGATGAAACCGGCGCGGTTAAGATGCATAGCGACACCGCAGCCAATCTCTTTGGTTTCAATGAAAAAGATCAACTTGAGTTGCCAGCACGCTTGAAAGAAGAGGCTTTGGCAATGATGCGCAACGGCGGTAACAGAGCTGTCCACACCTATGAGACTTTCGACAGCAGTACGCCGCTCCAAATAGAATATAGCGTTACGCCATCTCAGACGATCTCATTTGAAGGCACGAAAGAACACACACAGAGTATCGCCACGTTGGCGATGCGCGATGTGACGAAAATCAAAGAGCAGGAACGCAAAATCGCCTATCTGTCGAGTTACGACGAGCTGACAGGTGCCTTGCGGCGCAGCGTGCTGCTGGATTTCATGGAGCTGCGCGCTGCGGCGGGCGAGCCCTTTACAGTGTGCGTCTTTAACTTAAGCCGCTTCAAGACAATCAATGTGGTCCTCGGACGTGATGTCGGAGATGCCTTGCTTCAGCAGGTGGTGAAACGGCTGGAGCGGGCCAGACTGAACATTTCAGCCGTGGCACGATTGGGTGGCGATACATTTGCATGCTTTACCGAATTTGCAACGGATGACACAGAGGCTTCGGCGGTGGCACGCAGTCTATGTGAGCGCATTGCGGAACCCTATGCACTAGAGAACGCCAAGGCGCGTGTAGGGGTTAAGCTCGGTTACTTCTTGGTCTCTCCTGATATTGAGTTTGACGCTGTGAGTGCCTTGTCCCATGCCGAAGAAGCACTCGATGCGGCCCGGCTTGCGGGCGACGCCGAACCCCGCCCCCATGACCCTCTGCTATCGCGCACGCAGTTCCGTTCACGACAGATCGAGCGCGCCATGGGCCAGGCGCTGGATCAGGAAGAGTTTGAGGTTTGGTATCAGCCGCAACACGGTCTCGACGATCTGGGACTGATCGGCTCAGAGGCCCTTTTACGCTGGAAATCGGAAACCCTTGGCCAAGTATATCCCGATGAATTCATCGAGATCGCGGAGTCGACTGGCTTCATCAAAGAACTCGGCGAGTGGGTGTTAGAAAGGTCGATGCAAGACACCCTCAAGTTGCCTAGTGATCTGAGCGTCGCAGTAAATGTGTCTGGTCTTCAGATGACAAGCGACACGATCGTTAGTGACGTCAACAGGCTTATACGCGACACTGGTTTTCCCGCGTCACGTTTATGCTTGGAACTAACCGAAACCGTTCTGTTCGACGGGACAGACGACCTAGTAGAAAAGATGCGCGACATCCAGTTTCGTGGCGTGAGTTGGGCCTTGGACGATTTTGGAACGGGCTACTCCTCAATGGGTTATCTATCCAAACTTCCAATCGACAAACTGAAGGTGGACAAATCCTTTACGCTTTGCTTGAGCACTGACCCAGCGGCCGCACCCATTCTTGTCGCGATAAGCGATCTGGCGCGAGGCTTGGGGATGACGCTCTTGTGTGAGGGCGTCGAAACCGAAGACCATCTGAATTTTCTCAAAACGCTCCATTGCGCTGAAGCCCAAGGTTACCTCTTCGGTAAGCCAATGCCGTATTCTGAGTTCGCAACATATGTGGAACAAGAAAAATCCGACGGTGCAAACAGAGCAAGAGCTGGGTTTTGAAGTCCAGACAGCAGCCCCGCGCGAAATACTTCGCGAAAGTAAGTTACTTGCTGTCCGCCAAGCCTCGCAAAGTTTTTTTCTAGCTCCGAAATTCCTTTCGTAGGCGCAAATATTATTCTCTTTTCCAGGTCGCTTGAATGTCGGCTGTAAAGGTTCGGGCAAGCACGATCGGTGCTTGCAGCGAATGACCGGAATCCGCCCATTTAGCCAAAAGTCGGTTTTGGAGTGTAACCTGATCAAGCTCATTGGCACCCATATGTCACCCAGTTGAAAGGCACTCAAACACATGGGGGCGTGAGGGCTTCGTAAGTTTCTGTTTTCGCTTGATTTAAATGGTGCCCGGGGGCGGAATCGAACCACCGACACGAGGATTTTCAGTCCACTGCTCTACCCCTGAGCTACCCGGGCACGGGATGCCAAAATATTGGCTGGGTTCGCGGGTTTTAGGAGTTTGCTGCTTGGCTGTCCAGTGTATATTTTCTTTATTTTACAAAGGATTTTTGCCACGCTTGAGTTGACCATTATGAATCTGGCATTCAAGGCGTTGGAATACGTATGGCTTTAAGGACGCGGACTTATATAACCGCCAAAAATTATTGCGCAGTGGGTCTATCTCCCGACCCTGATCTTTGATGTTTCGATCAAGGTGGCCTGAAGCCCACCTTACGGCACCTGCAATCAATGAGGTTTTTCTTGCCGCTCAGGGTTGCGCAGGGCTTCTTCAAGCACCTGTTCGACATCCTCGGGGTCCGTTGAAGGAACCGCGTAGCTGCCGTTGAACCAGCGCGCCAGATCGACGTCCGCGCAGCGTTTAGAGCAAAAGGGGCGCGTTTTGATGTCGGTTTTCTTTCCACATAACGGGCAAGTCATACCAGCACCTCCGAGGTCGGCAGGCGCGCGCGTTTTCGTTGCAATTCGTAATGCCCCAGCGGGGTCCAGCCGACCAGGGCCGTATCGATATCATCACTGCGAAAACTCTGGCGGAGCGCGGTTTCGAACGTGCGGCGGTCCTTTTTCGCCATGGGCGCGAGATCCAGGACGATTTGACCACCCAACCCGCGCAGGCGCAGCGCCCGCGGCAGGGCCTTGGCGCAGGCCA
This region includes:
- a CDS encoding FecR domain-containing protein; the protein is MFRLLLAAMAVVAFSFAAAAEGWVLQSTNGNVRISVDGKTWSRAKEGADVASGTWIRTGAGSRAILGRGVERIVYRANTLAAVSVSQPTGQTTQVTHERGAVFLSVATTKRQRTSVVTPHLAAVIKGTVLEVITDEESASVRVDKGVVEVSIDERSVDVTAGREASSDGRSLSVSEATVTSRVPGASNTFGLDLNNVPGATGNGNGNGNRNGNGNGSGNGNGNGNGNGNGNGNGNGNGNGNGNGNGNGNGNGNGNGNGNGNGNGNGGRN
- a CDS encoding EAL domain-containing protein, which produces MVFFADRSGFLLGLNDRLEDFRTTHAERATSGNFVFVAIDATSIQSAGGWPWSRQVHAEILNNLTDANALDVFFDIDFAFSSDLSGDTAFANALDRSGSTYLPVFQQAERAGKAEQITNWPLALFAERSWPALVNVFSDRQGTVRFYPFGETIDGNYIPSAAALLTGTFSVRSGNFPINFSFRPENVPTISAIDVATGQFDPDLIAGRSVIVGASAIELGDLFAVPIHGIIPGPLVHILAAETLAASLVPATLTVEWVLLALLALLLLLQTPLFRKPVVLILAAGFAIIASEATAFILFATNSVVVPTGALYPSLLAFCSWSLLLRLKQNGWVINRQKQEVANTSALLQQVFDDSFDAIAIVDETGAVKMHSDTAANLFGFNEKDQLELPARLKEEALAMMRNGGNRAVHTYETFDSSTPLQIEYSVTPSQTISFEGTKEHTQSIATLAMRDVTKIKEQERKIAYLSSYDELTGALRRSVLLDFMELRAAAGEPFTVCVFNLSRFKTINVVLGRDVGDALLQQVVKRLERARLNISAVARLGGDTFACFTEFATDDTEASAVARSLCERIAEPYALENAKARVGVKLGYFLVSPDIEFDAVSALSHAEEALDAARLAGDAEPRPHDPLLSRTQFRSRQIERAMGQALDQEEFEVWYQPQHGLDDLGLIGSEALLRWKSETLGQVYPDEFIEIAESTGFIKELGEWVLERSMQDTLKLPSDLSVAVNVSGLQMTSDTIVSDVNRLIRDTGFPASRLCLELTETVLFDGTDDLVEKMRDIQFRGVSWALDDFGTGYSSMGYLSKLPIDKLKVDKSFTLCLSTDPAAAPILVAISDLARGLGMTLLCEGVETEDHLNFLKTLHCAEAQGYLFGKPMPYSEFATYVEQEKSDGANRARAGF
- a CDS encoding DNA gyrase inhibitor YacG, translated to MTCPLCGKKTDIKTRPFCSKRCADVDLARWFNGSYAVPSTDPEDVEQVLEEALRNPERQEKPH